GCAGCGACTACTTCTCCGGCCCGACGTGGATGGCGATGTGTAAAGCCGCGCTGGACGCCGCCCACGGCATTGAGTACAGCACGGTGGTCACCACCATGGCGCGTAATGGCTATGAGTTTGGTCTGCGCGTCTCTGGCCTGCCAGGACAGTGGTTCACCGGCCCGGCGCAGCAGGTGATTGGCCCGATGTTCGCGGGTTACAAGCCGGAAGACTCCGGGCTGGATATCGGCGACAGCGCCATCACGGAAACCTACGGTATCGGCGGCTTTGCGATGGCGACGGCCCCGGCGATTGTCGCGCTGGTGGGCGGCACGGTGGAAGAGGCCATCGACTTCTCCCGCCAGATGCGCGAAATCACCCTCGGTGAAAACCCGAACGTCACCATTCCGCTGCTGTCGTTTATGGGGATTCCAACCGCCATCGACATCACCAAAGTCGCGGGCAGCGGCATTCTGCCGGTGATTAACACCGCCATTGCCCACAAAGACGCGGGCATCGGCATGATTGGGGCGGGCATCGTTCACCCGCCGTTTAGCTGTTTTGAAAAGGCGCTGTTGACCTTCCGCGATCGCTACTTTTTATAAGGCAAGCATCCATGAAAAACATGAAACTGGAGTGGAAAAGAGGTGACTGGGCGGCATATTTCGGGTTGATGACCAACAACCTGACCAATTTGCTGACCATGATGGGGTTGCTCATTTTTGTCGTCGGCATCCCGAAGGAGATTGTTTATGGACGCATCGCGCCGGCCTTCGGGCTGGCGGTGCTGGTGGCGAGCGTCTGCTACGCGTGGTTTGGCCTGCAAATGGCGCGTGCCACCGGACGAACGGACGTGACTGCGCTACCGTCTGGCCCGAGCGCGCCGTCGATTTTTACCGTCACCTTTCTGGTCTTAATGCCGGTCTACCAGCAAACCGGTGACGCGGATTTTGCCATCCAGATTGGTCTGGTGTGGTGCTTTGTCGAGGCGATGATTCTGGCGGGCGGCTCCTTCCTCGGGGAGACCATCCGCAAGATGATCCCGCGAACCGTGCTGCTCTCGTGTCTGTCGGGCCTGGGCCTGCTGCTGCTGGCGATGAACCCGATGCTGCAGGCGTTTGAAGCGCCCACCGTGTCGTTCATCGTGCTGCTGCTGATCTTCATTAACTGGTTTGGCAAAAAACCGATCTTCGCCAGGATCCCGACCGGTCTGCTGTTGTTGATTGCTGGCACGGTGTTAGCGTGGATCTCCGGCCTGCAAAGCCCGGAGGCAATTAAAGCCTCGATGTCCTCTTTCGGCTTTAACCCGCCCGAAGTCCATGTAGAAGGTTTCCTGCAGGGCTTGCCGCACGCGCTGCCGTATCTGGCGTCTGCCGTGCCGCTGGGGCTGGCGAACTACATCTTTGACCTGGAAAACATTGAAAGCGCCCACGCGGCGGGGGACGAGTACCCGACCCGCAAGGTAATGCTGGCGAACGGCCTGGCCTCCATGCTCGGCTGCCTGATGGGCAATCCGTTCCCGGTGACGGTCTACGTGGGTCATGCAGGCTGGAAAGCGATGGGCGCCAGCATCGGCTACACGCTGGCCTCCGGCGTGACCATGTTTATCGTGCCGCTGTTCGGACTGGGGGCGTTTATGCTGGCCATCATTCCGATGACCGCCATCGTGCCGATCCTGGTGTTTATCGGCGTTGTCACCGCCAACCAGGTGGTGAGGGAAACGCCCAAAGTGGAGGTGCCCGTGATTTTCATCTGCCTGTTCCCGTGGATCGCCAACTGGGCGCTGACCATGATGAACAGCGTGATGGGCGCGGCGGGCACTAACGCGACGAAAATCGGCACTGACGTGCTGCACAGTAAAGGGATCTACTACGAAGGGTTGGTGCATCTGGGCAGCGGCGCACCGCTCGCCAGCATGCTGTGGGGGTGTATCGCCATCTTCGCCATCATCAACAAACCGCTGCGCGGGGCCGTTGCCGCCGCCGGTGGCGCGCTGCTGGCGCTGTTTGGCGTGATCCACGCCCCGGTGGTGGGCTTTGCCGAAGGCAGTTCGCTGATGTTCGTGACCGCGTATCTGATGATGGGCGGCATGTTTGTGGTGAAGCATGTTCTCGACAGCCGGGAAGTGGCGAGCGCTGAGCCGGGTACTGTTGCGAAGGAAAACGTATGAAAGAGCTTATGGTCGTCGCCATTGGCGGCAATAGCATTATCAAAGACAACGCCAGCCAGTCGGTAGAGCATCAGGCGCAGGCGGTTAAAGCGGTGGCAGAGTCGGTGCTGGAGATGCTGGCATCCGACTATGACATTGTGCTCACGCACGGCAACGGCCCCCAGGTGGGGCTGGATCTGCGCCGCGCCGAAATTGCCCACGAGCGGGAGGGACTGCCGCTCACGCCGCTGGCCAACTGCGTGGCGGATACGCAGGGTGGTATCGGCTACCTGATCCAGCAGGCGCTTAACAACCGCCTGGCCGCGCGCGGTGAGCAAAAAGCGGTCACGGTCGTCACGCAGGTAGAGGTGGATAAAAACGATCCCGGCTTTACGCACCCGACGAAACCGATCGGCGCGTTCTTCAGCGAGGCGCAGCGGGATGAACTACAAATCGCCCATCCGGACTGGCATTTCGTAGAAGACTCCGGTCGGGGCTATCGCCGCGTGGTGGCCTCACCCCAGCCGCTGCGGATTGTCGAATCGGAGGCCATCAAAACCCTGACACAAAAAGGCTTTGTGGTGATCGGCGCGGGTGGCGGCGGGATCCCCGTTGTGCGCTCGGCGCAGGGCGATTACCAGAGCGTTGATGCGGTGATTGATAAAGATCTCTCCACCGCGCTGCTGGCGCGCGAGATCCGTGCCGACGTGCTGGTGATCACCACCGGGGTCGAAAAAGTGTGCATCCACTTTGGCAAGCCGAACCAGCAGGCGCTGGACACGGTGAGCGTGGCGCAGATGACCCGTTACAAAGACGAGGGCCATTTCCCGGCGGGCAGCATGCTGCCCAAAATCGTCGCCTCGCTGGCGTTTTTACACCACGGCGGCAAGCGCGTGATCATCACCTCGCCAGACTGCCTGCCCGCCGCGCTGCGCGGGGAAACCGGTACCCATATTGTTAATGAAGGAAGATAAGATGAGTGAAAATAAAAGCCGCCGTGAATTCATCAGCCAGAGCGGCAAAATGGTCACCGCCTGTGCGCTGTTTGGCGCGACCGGTTCCGTCGCGTATGCTGCCGATTCCGCAAAGCCAACCTGCGAGACGGGCAAACCGATGAACATCACCGCTAAACACTACTACCTGGACAACGTGCTGCTGGAGGCCGGATTTAACGTCGACGGCGGCGTGGCGACGAGCACCCGCACCGAGCTGAAAACGCTGGAGATCAAAGACGGGAAAATTGTCGCCCTGCGTGATAACAAAAATCACGCGGACGCCA
This region of Enterobacter cloacae complex sp. R_G8 genomic DNA includes:
- a CDS encoding carbamate kinase family protein → MKELMVVAIGGNSIIKDNASQSVEHQAQAVKAVAESVLEMLASDYDIVLTHGNGPQVGLDLRRAEIAHEREGLPLTPLANCVADTQGGIGYLIQQALNNRLAARGEQKAVTVVTQVEVDKNDPGFTHPTKPIGAFFSEAQRDELQIAHPDWHFVEDSGRGYRRVVASPQPLRIVESEAIKTLTQKGFVVIGAGGGGIPVVRSAQGDYQSVDAVIDKDLSTALLAREIRADVLVITTGVEKVCIHFGKPNQQALDTVSVAQMTRYKDEGHFPAGSMLPKIVASLAFLHHGGKRVIITSPDCLPAALRGETGTHIVNEGR
- a CDS encoding xanthine permease, yielding MKNMKLEWKRGDWAAYFGLMTNNLTNLLTMMGLLIFVVGIPKEIVYGRIAPAFGLAVLVASVCYAWFGLQMARATGRTDVTALPSGPSAPSIFTVTFLVLMPVYQQTGDADFAIQIGLVWCFVEAMILAGGSFLGETIRKMIPRTVLLSCLSGLGLLLLAMNPMLQAFEAPTVSFIVLLLIFINWFGKKPIFARIPTGLLLLIAGTVLAWISGLQSPEAIKASMSSFGFNPPEVHVEGFLQGLPHALPYLASAVPLGLANYIFDLENIESAHAAGDEYPTRKVMLANGLASMLGCLMGNPFPVTVYVGHAGWKAMGASIGYTLASGVTMFIVPLFGLGAFMLAIIPMTAIVPILVFIGVVTANQVVRETPKVEVPVIFICLFPWIANWALTMMNSVMGAAGTNATKIGTDVLHSKGIYYEGLVHLGSGAPLASMLWGCIAIFAIINKPLRGAVAAAGGALLALFGVIHAPVVGFAEGSSLMFVTAYLMMGGMFVVKHVLDSREVASAEPGTVAKENV